The DNA window TGACAAAGTAACTTTTGTCAACGAAAGAGAGATAATTTGAAATTTCTTGCAGGCTTTTTTTGTTATTCGCCAGAAGATTTTTTGCTAAGGCAATTTTTTTGCTGTAAATATAATGTTTAACTGTCATATCATAATGACTTTTAAAGGTCGCGTTAATGCTTTGTTTGGAAACATTACAATTTTCAGCGATATCATGCAAAGCTAGCTTATCAGTTAGATGGGTATCAATATAATGGCGACAAATGGTCGCAATATCTGTTTCATTTTCACGATTATAGCCCTTTAGTGCTTCAAAATATTCCCAGACAATTGTCTTCACATCTGTGTAGAAATTAAGCAGCTCATTTTGATAGACTGATTCAATTAATTCGATTCTCATTTTGGCAGCTTGGTTAAAAGGGAGCCCTGAATCGATCGCGTGATCAGCTAGACTACAAATGAGAGAAACTAAAAGTTCTTTGAGATAGGATTGGCTATATTGTTCAACTACCTCCGATCGACTGTCTTCTTTCGCTGATAATAAATACTTCATCTCATTCAGATTTTTGATAATTCGTTTCTCATCTAAGCCCTGTAAACTTTCAGCTATTTGTTCTTGATAGAAAAAGAAAATTTCTTCTTTGGAACCCTTTTTAAAAGTTTGTTTACGATCGCTAGTTTTTTTTGACTCATTTTTCAGCCAATAAATCAGCAAGTGTCGGATTGGTGCAGCTGTATTGCTGTAAATGGCATAAACGATCTCAGCCAATTGTTTAACTTTTAAAATAGCCTTCTCACTGTTGCTGCTGAGCCCCGAATGAAAGTCTCTTTGAATATATTCGTTTGGTACGAGCAGCAGGCTCTTTTTGGATTCAATTGGAATGTTGAGCATGATCCTGTCACCGTTTTTGATCAAGATATCATTGCCTAGTGAAGCCAATCTAGCAATACGTGCAATATCTTCACTATCGATGAGGACAAAATCGTGATCATCGCCATCAAGTGAATGACCTATTTCGCCATCTTGGATCAAAAATATTTTTTGATCAGTGATTTCACTGAACAATTTTAGATTTTGCTTTGCGTCAGTCATGCACAGATTTTCAGATCATCTTAAGAAATTGTTTATATAAATAATTTCAATTTTTACATAAAACCAATCATATGCTTGCTATGATACGCCTGTTTTGAAAAATAGATTGGATGGTGACAGACGCTAGCATATTAGCAATGAAAATTTCCAACAAGTGAATAGTCTCTTCAAGTTGTCTTTTTAAACAAAGACCAAAATTACATGCCATGGAGAATTGCTTTGTCGATTGAATTTGAGAATATTAGTAAAACGTATGATCAAGCACCAGTTCTTGAAAGTATTAATGCGGAAATTGCAAGTGGTGAATTTTTTGCAGTAGTTGGCCCTTCCGGTTGCGGCAAGAGCACGCTTTTAAGAATGCTGGCGGGGTTAATTGATATTACAAGTGGTGTCATTAAAATTAATGGCAAACAAGTCAATGCGTTACCGGCTAAAAATCGGGGTTTAACAATGGCTTTCCAAGATTACGCACTTTTTCCTTTTTTAAGCGTCGAGGATAACATTGCTTTTGGATTAAAAGCACGAAAAATGCCCATCGAAGAAGTCAAAAAAAGAGTAGATGATGCTCTTGAAATGGTTGATTTGTCAGATTTTAGAGAACGAAAGCCCAAGGATCTTTCTGGTGGTCAGCGGCAGCGTGTGGCTTTAGCTCGAGCCATTGCAAGTGATGCCAAAATATGTTTAATGGACGAACCTCTGTCTAACTTAGATGCCCAATTGAGAGCCAGAATGCGCAGCGAGATCAGGGGTCTTCAGCGTAAGCTAGGCTTGACTTTGATCTATGTCACGCATGATCAAGTGGAAGCGATGACAATGGCGGACCATATTATGGTTTTAAACGATCATCAAGTGCAGCAGATCGATACGCCGTTGGGTATTTATAATCACCCGGCCAATGAATTTGTTGCCAACTTTTTCGGTACACCTCAAATTAATATTCTCTCGGGAGTTTATGAGGCTAATGACGATCAGATCGTGATCGATCATGATTTAAAACTATCGATCACTGAAAAATTAAGTCGGCAAAATTACAAGATCGGTATTCGACCGAATCAATTAGATTTTACGGCGGTTGGTCCGGGCAAAGGGAACGCGACTATTTCAGATTTATCCAATCTTGGTTCACAAACGATCGTGTCAGCGCTCTTAGACAATGGACAAACAGTCAGAATTATCAAAGAAGAACAACTTTTGATCGATGATCAGCAGCGCATTAAAATATTTTCTAAAGGAACTGCTTTTGTTTTTGATCCTGACAAAAAGACTTTGGCTGCTGTCAGTCTTGGGAGCCCTATCTAATGGCCGAAAATAATCGCGTGATCGATCCTAGCGGCTCGGCGGTAAAGGCAGCCAGAGGCGGTTTGGATTTTCAACAACTATCTGTGAAAAAGAATGATAAAGGCTATGCTTGGTTGTTTTTAGGACCATCTTTGCTATTACTAATCGTTTTTATTTTTTACCCGATGCTGAAAACCCTTTATTTGAGTTTATTTTTAACAAACGGCAACGGTCAGAATACGGTATTTGTTGGGCTGCAAAATTACATGACTTTACTAACTTCGGCCACTTACTTTGCTAGTCTTTTTGCAACCTTGATCTATGTACTTGCTGTCTCGTTGCTCACGATTATTTTGGGCCTGCTGTTAGCGAGTACGGCTAGCAAGAATGTTCGCGGCAGCAGTTTTTTTAGAACGATTTTTTCGTCCACGATGGGCGTCTCAATTTCAGTTTCGGCAATTTTTTGGCTATTTATTTTTAATCCTTCAATTGGTGTTTTCACTCAATTGGCTGCTTTTTTACATCTGCCGATTTTAAACTGGTCGACCGATCCTAATTTGGCTATGCTTTCCGTGATCATTTCAACGGTCTGGATGAACTTAGGCTTTGCTTTTCTAATTTTATTCAGTGCCTTTCAATCCTTACCGCAAAGCCTTTATGAAGAAACGGCCATCGAAGGTGCCAGTCCCAGTTATCGCTTTTTTCATGTGACGCTGCCGCTTATTTCGCCGACACTTTTCTTTGTCTCGATCATCACATTGATCGAGTCCTTTAAAAGCTTTGGCTTGATTGATTTAATGACGGCCGGTGGACCGAATAATGCGACCAATTTGCTTGTTTATCATATTTATCAAAATGCCTTTTTAAACGGCAATTATTCTCAGGCCAGTGCGGAATCAGTTATTTTGACCATCGTTATTGCTGTTCTCACTTTTATCCAATTTAAATATCTTGAAAAGAAGGTCAGCTACTAATGGCAAACGTCGATCAATGGACTAGGAATAAAAAAATCTGGCACTATATCCTATTGATTTTACTGTCAGCCTTGATCATTGGGCCTTTCATTATTGGCCTTTGGACCAGCTTGTTGCCAACTGCTGATATTTCCAGCGGCAATTTATTGCACAGCAGTATTTCTTTAAACAATTATTGGGAAGCTTTCACGCAGACACCGATCATTCGTTATTTGTTTAATAGCTTGCTGATCTCTTTTTTAACGATGCTCTGTCAGGTTTTCTTCTGCTCAATGGCGGCTTATGCTTTTGTCTTTATCGAATTCAAGCATCGGAATTTCTATTTTTACCTTGTCTTATCCACGATGATGCTGCCATTTGAAGCCGAGGTGATCCCGAATTTTCAAACGATCAAATCCTTGGGTTTGCTTAATAGTTACGCTGGCATGATCGTCCCTTTTATGACATCGGCCTTTGGCATCTTTATGCTGCGCCAAGCCTTTATGCAAATGCCCTACGAATTAAAAGAGGCTGCTGATGTTGAGGGACTGAATCACTGGCAGTTTTACGTGAAAGCTGTACTGCCTTATAGCAGATTGAGTCTTTACACTTTGGCCGCCTACAGCTTTCTATCAGCCTGGAACCAATATCTTTGGCCGATGCTGACGACTTTCAGTGATGATTTTCGACCAGTTCAAGTTGGTTTACGCGAATTACAATCTCAAGAAACATTTAATAATTGGGGTATGATTCAAGCCAGTGCGGCCATTATCGTGATCCCGACTCTGATTGTTTTGTACTTTGGTCAGCATTACTTTAAGTCTGGTTTGAATGAGGGTGCAGTCAAATGATCAAGAGAGAAAAAGTTTTCTATCAGATAATCATGCTTGTGGCAACAATTTTATTGTGCTTAAGTACGGCGGTTATCAACCATCGACAGTCTTTTGCGGCTAGCGATCAGAAAAGAACGAAA is part of the Oenococcus sicerae genome and encodes:
- a CDS encoding helix-turn-helix domain-containing protein, producing MTDAKQNLKLFSEITDQKIFLIQDGEIGHSLDGDDHDFVLIDSEDIARIARLASLGNDILIKNGDRIMLNIPIESKKSLLLVPNEYIQRDFHSGLSSNSEKAILKVKQLAEIVYAIYSNTAAPIRHLLIYWLKNESKKTSDRKQTFKKGSKEEIFFFYQEQIAESLQGLDEKRIIKNLNEMKYLLSAKEDSRSEVVEQYSQSYLKELLVSLICSLADHAIDSGLPFNQAAKMRIELIESVYQNELLNFYTDVKTIVWEYFEALKGYNRENETDIATICRHYIDTHLTDKLALHDIAENCNVSKQSINATFKSHYDMTVKHYIYSKKIALAKNLLANNKKSLQEISNYLSFVDKSYFVKIFHAVTGMTPKQYRHQLFDN
- a CDS encoding ABC transporter ATP-binding protein — encoded protein: MSIEFENISKTYDQAPVLESINAEIASGEFFAVVGPSGCGKSTLLRMLAGLIDITSGVIKINGKQVNALPAKNRGLTMAFQDYALFPFLSVEDNIAFGLKARKMPIEEVKKRVDDALEMVDLSDFRERKPKDLSGGQRQRVALARAIASDAKICLMDEPLSNLDAQLRARMRSEIRGLQRKLGLTLIYVTHDQVEAMTMADHIMVLNDHQVQQIDTPLGIYNHPANEFVANFFGTPQINILSGVYEANDDQIVIDHDLKLSITEKLSRQNYKIGIRPNQLDFTAVGPGKGNATISDLSNLGSQTIVSALLDNGQTVRIIKEEQLLIDDQQRIKIFSKGTAFVFDPDKKTLAAVSLGSPI
- a CDS encoding carbohydrate ABC transporter permease codes for the protein MAENNRVIDPSGSAVKAARGGLDFQQLSVKKNDKGYAWLFLGPSLLLLIVFIFYPMLKTLYLSLFLTNGNGQNTVFVGLQNYMTLLTSATYFASLFATLIYVLAVSLLTIILGLLLASTASKNVRGSSFFRTIFSSTMGVSISVSAIFWLFIFNPSIGVFTQLAAFLHLPILNWSTDPNLAMLSVIISTVWMNLGFAFLILFSAFQSLPQSLYEETAIEGASPSYRFFHVTLPLISPTLFFVSIITLIESFKSFGLIDLMTAGGPNNATNLLVYHIYQNAFLNGNYSQASAESVILTIVIAVLTFIQFKYLEKKVSY
- a CDS encoding carbohydrate ABC transporter permease; translated protein: MANVDQWTRNKKIWHYILLILLSALIIGPFIIGLWTSLLPTADISSGNLLHSSISLNNYWEAFTQTPIIRYLFNSLLISFLTMLCQVFFCSMAAYAFVFIEFKHRNFYFYLVLSTMMLPFEAEVIPNFQTIKSLGLLNSYAGMIVPFMTSAFGIFMLRQAFMQMPYELKEAADVEGLNHWQFYVKAVLPYSRLSLYTLAAYSFLSAWNQYLWPMLTTFSDDFRPVQVGLRELQSQETFNNWGMIQASAAIIVIPTLIVLYFGQHYFKSGLNEGAVK